The Hevea brasiliensis isolate MT/VB/25A 57/8 chromosome 1, ASM3005281v1, whole genome shotgun sequence genome has a window encoding:
- the LOC131183175 gene encoding uncharacterized protein LOC131183175, giving the protein MDPTSQRVVEEEVQSHAPPMADAGGRGEPAPLAAEAPRPEIESIEKPEARAPTRAYAMRAPMEQDAPDIIRGMFSLYDIPLHVLVDPGSTHLYICIELPMKRGIQVEESDQDILVTNPLEHSVVVNRVCKGFPFRIQGYKFSADLIELPFHEFDLILGIDWLSRHQAIVDCRLKRITLKTPENDEITVIGERADFFV; this is encoded by the exons ATGGACCCGACATCGCAGAGAGTGGTTGAGGAAGAGGTGCAGAGCCATGCTCCACCCATGGCTGAtgctggaggcaggggagaacctgctccactagctgCTGAAGCACCT aggccagAAATAGAGTCAATTGAGAAGCCAGAGGCTAGGGCACCTACAAGGgcgtatgccatgagagctccaATGGAGCAAGACGCTccagacatcatcaggggtatgttctctctCTATGACATACCTTTGCAtgtattagtggatccaggatccacacatTTATACATCTGCATCGAGTTACCCATGAAAAGGGGAattcaagtagaggaaagtgaccaagacatatTGGTCACAAACCCACTAGAGCATAGTGTGGTGGTAAATAGAGTGTGCAAAGGTTTCCCATTCAGGATTCAGGGGTATAAGTTctcggcagacctgattgaattgcctttccatgagtttgacttgATCTTGGGAatagattggttgtcacgtcatcaggcaatagtggatTGTAGATTAAagaggattacattgaaaactccTGAAAATGATGAGATAACAGTTATAGGGGAAAGGGCAGATTTTTttgtctaa